A genomic window from Hyla sarda isolate aHylSar1 chromosome 8, aHylSar1.hap1, whole genome shotgun sequence includes:
- the LOC130284815 gene encoding gamma-crystallin 1-like, protein MGKIIFYEGKNFQGRSYECNCDSADLHSFFSRCNSIRVENGNWMIYEHPNYKGRQYFLKKGEYPDYQQWLGFNDSVRSCRMTPQHRGTFRIKVYEKEDFGGHMMEFTEDCPHVQEQFHYNDIYSCSIPEGQWIFYEDPNYRGHQYYLRPGEYRRYSEWGASSPRVGSFKRVLDVY, encoded by the exons ATGGGGAAG ATAATTTTTTATGAAGGGAAAAACTTCCAGGGCCGCTCTTATGAATGCAACTGTGACTCTGCTGATCTTCACTCCTTCTTTAGCCGCTGCAATTCCATACGTGTGGAGAATGGAAACTGGATGATCTATGAGCATCCCAACTACAAGGGACGCCAGTACTTCCTAAAGAAAGGAGAATATCCAGATTATCAACAGTGGTTGGGTTTCAATGACTCTGTGAGGTCCTGCCGAATGACCCCACAA CACCGTGGCACCTTCAGAATAAAGGTTTATGAGAAGGAAGATTTTGGAGGTCATATGATGGAATTCACAGAAGACTGTCCACATGTCCAAGAGCAGTTCCATTACAATGACATATATTCTTGCAGTATCCCTGAAGGCCAATGGATCTTCTATGAAGACCCAAACTATAGGGGACATCAGTACTACTTGAGGCCTGGTGAATACAGACGATATTCTGAATGGGGAGCAAGCAGTCCCAGAGTTGGCTCTTTCAAGAGGGTTCTGGATGTGTACTGA